From a region of the Impatiens glandulifera chromosome 4, dImpGla2.1, whole genome shotgun sequence genome:
- the LOC124936327 gene encoding uncharacterized protein LOC124936327, which produces MGLKRRCVSKINLINITWKGLEEHLDSSEKTLEEAIIEIQIREEGLNSIRKSMEESKEEIELLNKTVESRLEEHGRKEAEFSLFQQERMEYLRAREEQMESRFSEIKRRVEERIDDADLKETILESNVTLMFNKLEYAQEAIESRSIEIDEKQENLRIQRDELLQREKQAENLTVRYKKRLGKLNLKKRVLNDRLKRLDEIQKLNEEAGEANKMKGKELDSKIKHIDSVEASFNQSLKEFHLKENQFKLDKEKLDLHVKELGFKKEELEEKLKEIDKTRESVEHHAKEVEVEGNRLQEQRRDLEFKEQQLIAHVTVEKVNEKEMTSISSSAANILSQFEHLSKQNEIEKQDDTNYVVVVDNEVECHPLVGTRMSIVTHFLANMDLRCLFQFLSKHLTELGLMEKNVSKVLQMSSDSVINAIMKEFHGQKIPSSTMRSYLFVLEILAGQNIPIEIMKSPVVLEAAKKVALEWKANIPLKKEDPLYILGFLQLVCTYKLTDEFDPDELYNLCCSVADDCGGHVPELSEILSSSEKIPVSKILNVLQDEFDQSKKAPWDSLRPRCVPELFILSPDPAKLLLDAMQCCFDSNTKDVKGAKSTMEVFLPLLKELVNKDIEIHIHNSIQAEAFNLAADWKPKLLFPNTPEAVCFLLFLSIYKLGSWFDQKELLHLLKDCKTDFSSYLLRDFGLEKRMLKFIQKLIKKEKEKQLRAIICIYEFDLADKFPPVPLLKSYLTELANFDNSTTVEEELIALQEVIKCIVSRKLQFLFPLKPLMDRVSKLLQKQAGGKKRLAPPLDSKLESHRVKKVCNNINE; this is translated from the coding sequence ATGGGTTTGAAGAGAAGATGTGTTagcaaaataaatcttattaatattacGTGGAAGGGTCTTGAagaacatttagattcttcggAAAAAACATTAGAAGAAGCGATTATTGAGATACAGATAAGAGAAGAAGGGTTGAATTCGATTCGGAAGTCTatggaagaaagtaaagaagaAATTGAGTTGTTAAACAAGACGGTGGAGTCCCGTCTTGAAGAACATGGCCGCAAGGAGGCAGAATTCTCTCTGTTTCAGCAGGAGAGGATGGAGTATTTGAGGGCGAGAGAGGAGCAGATGGAATCTCGGTTTTCTGAGATTAAAAGGCGGGTTGAAGAGAGAATTGATGATGCTGATTTGAAAGAGACGATCTTGGAGTCAAATGTAACACTTATGTTTAATAAGTTAGAGTATGCTCAAGAAGCCATAGAAAGCAGGTCAATTGAAATTGATGAGAAGCAGGAAAACTTGCGGATCCAGAGGGATGAATTGCTGCAGAGGGAGAAGCAAGCTGAAAATTTGACGGTACGATACAAAAAACGTCTTGGAAAATTGAATCTTAAGAAGAGAGTACTTAATGATCGCTTAAAAAGGCTTGATGAGATCCAGAAATTGAACGAGGAGGCAGGAGAGGCAAACAAAATGAAGGGTAAAGAACTTGATTCTAAGATAAAGCATATTGATTCTGTTGAAGCCTCATTCAATCAGTCTCTTAAGGAATTCCATTTGAAAGAGAACCAATTTAAATTGGACAAGGAAAAGTTAGATCTGCACGTGAAAGAGCTTGGATTTAAAAAAGAGGAACTTGAGGAGAAGCTGAAAGAAATTGACAAGACTCGAGAATCTGTAGAACACCATGCTAAGGAAGTTGAAGTGGAAGGAAATCGTCTTCAAGAACAAAGGAGGGATCTTGAGTTTAAAGAGCAACAGTTGATTGCACATGTAACAGTTGAGAAAGTGAACGAGAAAGAGATGACTTCCATCAGTAGCTCAGCTGCAAATATTCTGTCTCAATTTGAACATCTGTCAAAGCAGAATGAGATCGAAAAACAAGATGATACTAATTATGTTGTTGTGGTTGATAATGAAGTGGAATGCCATCCTTTGGTTGGCACTCGAATGAGTATTGTGACGCACTTCCTTGCTAACATGGATTTAAGGTGTTTATTCCAATTTCTAAGCAAGCATTTGACCGAGCTTGGATTAATGGAAAAGAATGTTTCCAAGGTTCTTCAAATGTCATCTGATTCCGTGATTAACGCAATAATGAAGGAGTTTCATGGTCAAAAAATTCCGAGTAGTACAATGAGGAGTTATCTATTTGTTTTGGAGATATTAGCGGGTCAAAACATCCCAATTGAGATCATGAAGTCTCCGGTTGTTCTAGAAGCAGCTAAGAAAGTTGCATTAGAATGGAAAGCAAATATACCATTGAAGAAGGAAGATCCACTTTACATATTGGGTTTTCTGCAGCTAGTTTGCACTTATAAGCTGACAGATGAATTTGATCCAGACGAGCTTTACAATCTTTGCTGCTCTGTCGCAGATGATTGTGGTGGACATGTGCCCGAATTATCTGAAATCCTTTCCTCGTCAGAAAAGATTCCTGTCAGTAAGATCCTTAACGTTCTTCAAGACGAGTTTGACCAGTCCAAGAAAGCTCCTTGGGATTCACTTCGTCCTAGGTGTGTTCCGGAGCTGTTCATATTATCCCCCGATCCTGCTAAGCTTCTGTTAGACGCAATGCAGTGTTGCTTTGATTCAAATACGAAGGATGTGAAAGGTGCCAAGAGCACCATGGAAGTTTTTCTTCCTCTGCTCAAAGAATTGGTGAACAAAGATATTGAGATTCACATTCATAATAGTATCCAAGCTGAAGCTTTTAATTTGGCTGCTGATTGGAAACCAAAATTGTTGTTTCCTAATACACCAGAAGCTGTCTGTTTTTTGTTGTTTCTGTCAATCTACAAATTGGGATCTTGGTTCGATCAAAAGGAGCTTCTCCATCTTCTCAAGGATTGTAAGACCGATTTTTCTAGTTATCTCCTTCGCGACTTCGGCCTTGAAAAAAGGATGCTCAAGTTTATCCAAAAGCTcatcaagaaagaaaaagagaagcAGCTTAGAGCTATTATCTGTATTTACGAGTTTGACCTCGCAGACAAGTTTCCACCTGTTCCATTACTAAAGAGTTACCTGACAGAACTTGCCAATTTCGATAACAGTACTACGGTAGAGGAGGAACTAATTGCCTTGCAAGAAGTTATCAAATGCATTGTTAGTCGAAAACTTCAATTCTTGTTCCCACTCAAGCCCCTTATGGATCGGGTATCCAAGCTGCTACAGAAACAGGCTGGTGGAAAAAAACGTCTTGCCCCTCCCCTTGATTCAAAGCTGGAATCTCACAGGGTCAAGAAAGTTTGCAATAACATTAATGAATAG